A genomic stretch from Methanomassiliicoccales archaeon includes:
- a CDS encoding site-2 protease family protein: MGSIKGIPIYFHFTFLIIIPIFATFFAFTGVKINGFVLGFSSLNVSFPAKLVLGAICAILFFLTILLHEIGHSLIALKHGYRIKSITLFLFGGVAQLEDTPRDPKVEGIMAFVGPATSFAIGFVLIPIALLLNDLSRGNTPIQALKIMCGTIGFYNLLLGGFNLIPAFPMDGGRILRSILASRLGMLKATDIAVKVGKGIAVVMIVIGIVFFDIFIVLVALFIYAGASEEAQMTKLMFALDGVKVRAIMNSQIYWLEPSTSVDEALKRMILERRISYPVVEKGVLLGIITAEAIARVPLNERSNVTIAQIVNRSMPYVRDYMDASEILKIMSPQNDFVIVLDARDEFVGSVSRDEFKRIVTLFAVQKGIWLN; encoded by the coding sequence ATGGGATCAATCAAGGGAATTCCCATTTACTTTCACTTCACTTTTCTCATCATTATTCCCATCTTTGCGACATTTTTCGCATTTACCGGGGTGAAAATTAACGGCTTCGTTCTTGGCTTTTCATCCCTTAATGTCTCTTTCCCTGCTAAGTTGGTGCTCGGCGCCATTTGTGCGATCCTTTTTTTCCTCACAATCCTCCTTCATGAGATTGGTCACTCTCTCATCGCGCTGAAGCACGGTTATCGCATTAAGAGCATCACCCTTTTCTTGTTTGGCGGTGTTGCGCAACTAGAGGACACGCCTCGTGATCCAAAAGTTGAGGGTATCATGGCATTCGTCGGTCCTGCGACGAGTTTTGCTATCGGATTTGTCCTCATTCCGATTGCGCTACTTCTCAACGATCTTTCGCGAGGAAACACACCCATTCAAGCTCTAAAGATCATGTGCGGTACGATTGGTTTTTACAATCTGTTGCTTGGTGGATTCAATCTCATTCCTGCCTTTCCAATGGACGGAGGCAGGATTCTGCGGTCGATACTCGCGTCCCGACTTGGAATGCTAAAGGCAACGGACATAGCTGTTAAGGTTGGCAAGGGAATCGCCGTCGTAATGATCGTGATCGGCATCGTCTTCTTCGATATTTTCATCGTGCTCGTTGCACTTTTCATCTATGCAGGCGCATCGGAAGAGGCACAGATGACGAAACTCATGTTCGCTCTCGACGGCGTCAAGGTACGCGCGATCATGAATTCGCAAATTTACTGGCTTGAACCATCGACGAGTGTTGATGAAGCTCTGAAGAGAATGATATTGGAACGACGCATATCGTATCCTGTCGTCGAGAAGGGTGTGCTTCTAGGCATCATTACTGCTGAAGCGATCGCTCGTGTTCCTTTGAATGAGAGGAGTAATGTGACAATAGCTCAAATCGTCAATCGCTCAATGCCCTATGTGAGGGATTACATGGATGCCTCCGAAATACTCAAAATCATGTCACCACAAAATGATTTTGTGATCGTTTTGGACGCACGGGATGAGTTCGTCGGAAGCGTTTCAAGAGATGAATTCAAGAGAATCGTCACGCTGTTCGCTGTTCAGAAGGGAATCTGGCTCAATTAG
- a CDS encoding ArsR family transcriptional regulator: MLEGMDLKGLRLALDFEGGRILSLVSSEPKTAKEISQILKIPLTRCYRQLRALEQYNLITKNKKRKRGELYMSNLWSFKIIIDHTKFSHEIVFNDGRRRIIEFEMGCETE, translated from the coding sequence ATGTTGGAAGGGATGGACCTCAAAGGTCTCAGATTGGCACTCGATTTTGAGGGAGGCAGGATACTTTCGCTCGTCTCATCAGAACCAAAAACTGCAAAGGAGATCTCACAAATTTTAAAGATTCCCTTGACAAGATGCTATCGTCAACTGCGTGCATTGGAGCAATATAATCTGATCACAAAGAACAAGAAGAGAAAACGGGGAGAGCTCTATATGTCTAACTTGTGGTCTTTTAAAATCATCATTGATCATACGAAGTTTTCACATGAAATCGTATTCAACGATGGCCGGAGAAGGATAATCGAATTTGAAATGGGATGCGAGACAGAGTAG
- the fliE gene encoding flagellar hook-basal body complex protein FliE encodes MKVIIVTGMPGAGKEEFVKVSKEMGFDVVRMGDVVRMEAIEKKITSDDQSIGNFAHSERLKYGYDIWAKRTVPLVKSKKTVIDGCRGESELSIFKDAFGEDLIVIAIHASAKTRYDRLRRRNRSDAPANFEQFQERDQRELGWGLGNLIALADYVIVNEGTLEEFKENVRALLKEIDGNEVQDR; translated from the coding sequence ATGAAAGTGATCATCGTGACCGGCATGCCAGGTGCGGGCAAGGAGGAGTTCGTCAAAGTCTCGAAAGAAATGGGGTTCGATGTCGTGAGAATGGGCGATGTTGTACGAATGGAGGCGATAGAAAAGAAGATCACATCGGATGATCAGAGTATCGGAAATTTCGCTCACTCGGAGAGATTGAAATATGGATACGATATCTGGGCAAAGAGAACAGTCCCCTTGGTCAAAAGTAAGAAAACGGTCATTGATGGTTGCAGAGGAGAATCGGAACTATCCATATTCAAAGATGCATTTGGTGAGGATTTGATCGTCATTGCGATTCATGCGTCGGCAAAAACGCGATACGATCGCCTCAGAAGGAGAAATCGATCGGACGCTCCAGCGAATTTTGAACAGTTTCAGGAGAGGGATCAAAGAGAACTCGGATGGGGACTAGGTAATCTCATCGCCCTCGCGGACTATGTGATAGTTAACGAAGGGACACTTGAGGAATTCAAGGAGAATGTGCGAGCGCTTTTGAAGGAAATCGATGGAAATGAGGTTCAAGATCGTTAG